One genomic window of Choristoneura fumiferana chromosome 14, NRCan_CFum_1, whole genome shotgun sequence includes the following:
- the LOC141435336 gene encoding nose resistant to fluoxetine protein 6-like encodes MMCHKLLFLVVNLWVVRGSVVEFNDTMDSVPPLFGLDDWTRCQRPDDVYCVVEAALVSGNNSTMQLIKEYSSYTLQHYNRSLVHRGVCASRCAGAGWQARAQACVNDSVLAYGFEAQFDDLRTLCVNSAEPRSTGGATALAAVVIVLVTLSGLATVVHKVAERLDKNCSKWVLAFSLKRNWQILTYDRTKPRADERMKDVACMEGIRAIGVQCVIFAHVLLVTSMAFVDNPQFLESIYEKFLGQVTMNAPIWLQAFFCLSGFLTCYTTLVGVESSPFTPFKAVVAIVNRWMRLTPIAAIMMWFTISWLPKLSSGPLWAWYVDAEAEACSERWWYHMLYVHNHLPLNKLCMGHTWYMAVDMQQHILGMLLLLVLVRFRRAALLVLGALLVSSAAAAGLAVYWYQLLPIVTAQSPEALRCFFAGSVILPKLYLPMWMNLGGYVCGFAVAFILYELQSKGIKLKESKWFNLLYHLSIPIATCVVFNGAWFLAPVPPPHWAAVLYSSLDRPLIALLFAIFMLGAVTNCHSFLRSLISWRGFHVLGRLSYCVFMSHFFILRLLVTSSPNLVHITSLYLFSLLVTTSALAHLLALPLCLLVELPFIELFKALTEKPRPPRVAPLDLVATKTPEV; translated from the exons atgatgtgCCATAAGCTTTTATTCTTGGTGGTGAATTTGTGGGTGGTTCGGGGAAGTGTCGTGGAGTTTaatg ATACAATGGATTCTGTACCGCCCCTGTTCGGGCTGGACGACTGGACGCGCTGCCAGCGACCTGATGACGTCTACTGCGTCGTGGAGGCAGCTTTGGTCTCCGGGAACAACTCCACAATGCAGCTGATAAAG GAATACTCGTCGTACACTCTGCAGCACTACAACCGGTCGCTGGTGCACCGCGGTGTGTGCGCAtcgcgctgcgcgggcgccggctgGCAGGCGCGCGCGCAGGCCTGCGTTAACGACAGCGTGCTGGCTTACGGCTTTGAG GCCCAGTTCGACGACCTGCGGACGCTGTGCGTCAATTCAGCGGAGCCGCGCAGCACGGGCGGAGCGACGGCGCTGGCGGCTGTGGTCATCGTGCTGGTCACGCTATCTGGCCTCGCCACCGTGGTGCACAAGGTCGCTGAGCGATTGGACAAGAATT GCTCAAAGTGGGTGCTCGCGTTCTCTCTGAAGCGCAACTGGCAAATCCTGACATACGACCGGACGAAGCCTCGTGCGGACGAGCGGATGAAGGACGTAGCGTGCATGGAGGGCATCAG AGCCATAGGCGTCCAGTGCGTCATCTTCGCACACGTACTGCTTGTAACCAGCATGGCTTTCGTTGACAACCCACAGTTCCTCGAAAGC ATATACGAGAAGTTCCTTGGCCAAGTGACGATGAACGCCCCCATTTGGCTGCAAGCCTTCTTTTGCCTTTCGGGTTTCCTCACTTGCTACACCACCCTGGTCGGCGTGGAATCCAGCCCATTCACGCCATTCAAGGCTGTCGTCGCCATTGTCAACAGATGGATGAG GTTGACACCCATCGCAGCCATCATGATGTGGTTCACCATTAGCTGGCTCCCGAAGCTGAGCTCCGGGCCGCTGTGGGCCTGGTACGTGGACGCCGAGGCCGAGGCGTGCAGTGAGCGGTGGTGGTACCACATGCTTTATGTGCATAACCATCTGCCTCTCAATAAGTTGTGCATGGGGCATACCTG GTACATGGCAGTGGATATGCAGCAGCACATTCTCGGCATGCTGCTTCTGCTGGTGCTGGTGCGGTTCCGTCGCGCGGCGCTGCTGGTGCTGGGCGCCTTGCTGGTGAGCTCAGCGGCTGCAGCCGGGCTCGCGGTCTACTGGTACCAGCTGCTGCCTATCGTCACTGCGCAGTCGCCAGA AGCCCTCCGCTGCTTCTTCGCAGGGTCCGTGATCCTGCCGAAGCTCTATCTGCCCATGTGGATGAACTTAGGGGGCTATGTCTGCGGGTTTGCGGTGGCGTTCATACTCTACGAGCTCCAGAGTAAAGGCATCAAGCTGAAAGAAAGCAAG TGGTTTAACTTGCTGTACCACCTGTCAATCCCGATCGCGACGTGCGTGGTGTTCAACGGCGCCTGGTTCCTGGCCCCCGTCCCGCCTCCCCATTGGGCGGCCGTGCTCTACAGCTCGCTGGATCGCCCACTAATTGCGCTACTCTTCGCAATCTTCATGTTAGGAGCCGTAACCAATTGTcatt CTTTCCTCCGTTCGCTGATCTCGTGGCGCGGCTTTCATGTCCTGGGGCGCCTCTCCTACTGCGTGTTCATGTCTCACTTCTTCATCCTGCGACTGCTGGTCACCAGCAGCCCTAATCTCGTCCACATCACTTCTCTGTACCTG TTCTCCCTCCTCGTCACGACATCAGCGTTGGCGCATCTCCTGGCACTGCCGCTCTGCTTGCTGGTGGAGTTACCTTTCATCGAGCTGTTCAAAGCCCTGACGGAGAAGCCGCGGCCGCCCAGGGTCGCGCCGCTGGACCTGGTGGCTACCAAGACACCAGAAGTGTAG
- the LOC141434761 gene encoding ATP-dependent RNA helicase vasa-like, with the protein MSHCKITSRLCGDMEAAALVTASNEALPKDVEQIFQQVSKYDKMKAITKLLGENDGKSVLVFVKTKRNADFIAVMLSEQQKLTSSIHGDRLQRDREQARQNFMSGHHKILVATSAAVCGPDIKHVDMVVNYDLPASVGEYLHRIGRTGCVGHRGKAVSFFDVDHDAGLVADLARVLRQADQPLPDFFPVGGVATCQVNDAMAVTSETSTAHQLQCPAASCLPRNGARQLVMTPHGPLIYWCCFRSECSYYGACDYNT; encoded by the exons ATGTCGCATTGTAAAATAACGTCGCGTTTATGTGGTGACATGGAGGCCGCTGCTTTAGTTACGGCATCCAATGAGGCATTGCCTAAAGACGTGGAACAAATATTCCAGCAAGTCAGCAAATATGATAAAATGAAGGCGATCACGAAATTGCTCGGAGAAAATG ATGGGAAGAGCGTCCTAGTTTTCGTAAAAACGAAGCGTAACGCGGATTTCATAGCCGTGATGCTCTCTGAGCAGCAAAAGTTAACTTCGTCTATCCACGGAGACCGCCTGCAGCGCGACAGGGAGCAGGCGCGGCAGAACTTTATGAGCGGACACCACAAAATCCTGGTGGCCACGTCGGCGGCTGTTTGCGGTCCTG ATATTAAACACGTTGACATGGTGGTCAATTACGATCTTCCAGCGAGCGTAGGCGAGTACCTGCACAGGATCGGGAGAACCGGGTGCGTCGGCCACAGAGGGAAAGCCGTATCTTTCTTCGATGTTGATCAT GACGCGGGATTAGTGGCTGATTTGGCCAGAGTTCTGCGGCAAGCCGATCAACCCTTACCAGACTTCTTCCCAGTCGGAGGCGTGGCCACGTGCCAGGTCAACGATGCAATGGCGGTGACGTCAGA GACTTCAACGGCGCACCAGCTGCAGTGTCCCGCGGCCTCCTGCCTGCCGAGGAACGGCGCGCGACAGTTGGTGATGACGCCGCATGGACCTTTAATCTATTGGTGCTGTTTCCGCAGTGAATGTTCATACTATGGTGCGTGTGACTACAATACGTAG